One Cellulomonas sp. WB94 genomic window, CGAGCGGAAGTGCATCGGGTCCTGCAGCGCGTCGGCGGGCAGGTCCTCGACCTCCGGCAGACCGAGTTCGTCGCCCTGGTACACGTACAGCGAGCCCGGCAGGGCCGCGGTCAGCAGCGCCGCCGCTCGGGCGCGGCGCAGCCCGAGGGCGAGGTCGGTCGGGGTGCCGAACCGCTTCGAGCCGAAGTCGAAGGAGCTGTCCGCACGTCCGTACCGGGTGACCGGCCGGGTCACATCGTGGTTGGAGAGCACCCAGGTCGCGGGGGCGCCCACGGGGCGGTGCGCGGCGAGCGTCATGTCGATCGAGTCGCGGAGCTCCTTGGCGCTCCAGGGGCGGGCCATGAAGTCGAAGTTGAACGCGGTGTGCATCTCGTCGGGGCGCAGGTACCGCGCGAACCGCTCCGCATCGTCCAGCCACACCTCCCCGACCAGCACCCGGGAGCCGTCGTACGAGTCGGCGACCGCGCGCCAGGCGCGGTAGACGTCGTGCAGCTCGTCGCGGTCGACGTGCGGGTGCGCCCCTGGAACCGGGTACTCGGGGACCTCGGGGAGGCTGGGGTCCTTCACGAGCAGGGCTGCGGAGTCGATGCGCACCCCTGCGACGCCGCGGTCGAACCAGAACCGCAGGATGTCCTCGTGCTCGCGGCGCACGTCCGGGTGGTCCCAGTTCAGGTCCGGCTGCTCCGGGGTGAACAGGTGCAGGTACCACTCCCCCGGCGTCCCGTCGGGGTTCGTCGTCCGCGTCCAGGTGCTGCCCTGGAAGCTCGAGACCCAGTGCGTCGGCATCTGCTCGCCGGCGTCACCCTTGCCGGACCGGAACCAGAACCGGGCGCGCTCGGGCGACCCGGGGGCTGCCGCGAGCGCGGCCTGGAACCACGGGTGCTGGTCCGAGACGTGATTGGGGACGATGTCGATGATCGTGCGGATGCCCAGCGCGAGCGCCTCGCGGATCACCTGCTCGGCCTGCTCCAGGGTCCCGAACGCCGGGTCGATCGCGCGGTAGTCCGCGACGTCGTACCCGCCGTCGGCCAGCGGGGAGACGTAGAACGGGTTGAACCAGATCGCGTCCACCCCCAGGTCCCGCAGGTACTCCAGGTGCTCCCGGACCCCGGTCAGGTCGCCCGTGCCGTCACCGTTGCCGTCCGCGAAGCTGCGCACGTAGACCTGGTAGATGACCGCCCCACGCCACCACGCCGCGTCGTCCCGGGGTGCTCGTCCGCCCTGCTCGCCCACTCGTGCCTCGCCTCATCCGGAGGACACCCGCAGGCTCGGAGGCTGCGGTGACGTCCTTGTCGATAGCCAGGACGCTAAACCTCCCGACTGAATCAACGCAAGAACTCGACAAGACGGTTACCGAAACGTGATGTTCCGATGGCGCTGGGTCGCGCGCAGAGGCCACCGCGGCAGCGGCCGGGACACCGGAGAGCACCCAGGGGCGCGACGAGCACGCAGAGAGCCGGAGGCTGACGAGCTGACGAGGCCGGGCGGGTCCCGGTCAGGCGCGGCGCGGGCCCGATCGGGCCGCATCGAGGTCGTCAGGCGGCGGTCGGCGCCGGCCCGGTCGACCCGCGCACGACGAGCTCGGGCTCGAACAGCAGCTCGTCCTGCGCCACGCTCGCGCCGCCGATGAGGCCCACGAGGAGCTCGATCGCGGCCCGGCCCATCGGCTCGATCGGCTGCCGCACGGTCGTCAGCGGCGGCTCGGTGCAGCTCATGAACGCCGAGTCGTCGTAGCCGACGACCGAGACGTCGTCGGGCACCCGCATGCCGGCCCGCCGGACCGCCCGGATCGCCCCGAGCGCGAGCGGGTCGCTCGCACAGACGATCCCCGTGACCCCGGCCGCGAGCAACCGGCCCGTCGCGGCCTGCCCCGACTCGAGCGAGTACGAGCTGTGCACCACCTGGTCGGCGCCGAGCTCGAGGCCCGCGCGCGCGGCGACGACCCGGGCGGCGGCAAGCTTGCGCTCCGACGGCACGTGGTCGGCCGGCCCGAGCAGCACGCCGATCCGGGTGTGGCCGAGCGAGATCAGGTGGCCCATCGCCTGCTCGACCGCGACCTCGTCGTTGCACGACACCCGAGGGAACGGCAGCGCGTCGATCGAGGCGTTGATCAGGACGGCAGGTAGGTGACGCTCGGTCAGGCGCGCGTAGTGCCCGTGCGAGGCGTCGCGCTGCGCGTAGTTGCCACCGGCGAACACCACGCCCGAGACGTGCTGCTGGAGCAGCAGCTCGACGTAGTCGGCCTCGGAGACCCCGCCCGCGGTCTGTGTGCACAGGACCGGCGTGAACCCCTGCTGGGCGAGCGCGCCGCCGACGACCTCGGCGAACGCCGGGAAGATCGGGTTCTGCAGCTCAGGCAGGACGAGCCCGACGAGCCGCGCCTTCTCGCCGCGCAGCTTGGTCGGCCGCTCGTAGCCGAGGATGTCGAGGGCGGTCAGCACCGCCTGACGGGTGGCCTCGGAGACTCCGGGCTTGCCGTTGAGCACGCGGCTCACGGTGGCCTCGGACACACCGACCTTGCGGGCAACCTCGGCGAGTCGACGTGACATGCACGCAAGTCTACGACCATTCACGCAAGCGGCTTGCGTGAACAGAGCTCGCGTCGGCGAGCTACAGCAGGCGGTCCCGCTTCCGGCCCGCGACGGCCGACGCCAGGATCGCCTCGATCGCGAACGCCGAGGCGTGCGCGAGGTCGACGACGTCCGGGTCGAGCAGCCACTGGACCTGCAACCCGTCCATCACGGCGAGGATCGCGGCCGCGGCGGCGGCGACGTCCTGGTCGAGCGGCGGGTCGTCGGGGTCGCACACCTCACGCAGGGCCTCGCCGACCTCGAGGCGCAGCTGGGTGTACCGGTTGCGGAACCAGTCCTTGCCGGGATGGTCGTCGGTGCACGACTCGGCGGACAGGACCGCGTAGGTCTGGACGAGGCCGCGGCGCTCGGCGTTGAGCTCGGCAGTCAGGACGAGGTGGCGGAACAGGTCGAGGCCGCCGGGGATGTGCTTGCCCTCGAGGTGCTCGACGTCGGTCTTGTCACGGAACTCGAGCACCTCGAGCAGGAGCCGGCCCTTGGAGCCGAAGTGGTGCAGCACGCCCGCGTGCGTCATGCCGACCTGGTCGGCGATCTCGGCGAGCGAGCCGTTGGTGTACCCGTGGCTCCCGAACGTCGCCATGGCCGCCCGCAGGATGTCCTCCCGACGGCGCGCAGTCTCCTCACGTGGGCGCTGCGCGCGGCGAGGAGTGCTGGTGGTCATGACCGTCACCATACTGTGATCTTAAGACTTACTGACTAGTCAGTAAGTCTGTGGTTGCATGTCTCCCGACACAGCCGTCCGGACTGGAGAGCCCCCAATGACGCCCCGCCCCACCAGCTCCACGGAGACCTCGGTGCTGCCCGAGGCCACCGCGCGCCTCGACGCCGAGGCGTCGATCGAGCAGCTCCTGGGAGCCCTCGACCTCGAGGGCAAGGTGCGGCTGCTCACCGGCGAGACCTCCTGGCGCCTGTTCGCGCACGAGCAGATCGGCCTGCGCTCCATGGCGGTGTCCGACGGCCCGGTCGGTGTGCGCGGCACGGGCGAGGTGCCCGGCGAGACGTCGCTGCTCTTCCCGTCGCCGAGCGCCCTGTCCGCGACCTGGGACACCGCGCTCGCGTCCCGTCTCGGCTCGCTGTTCGCCGCCGAGGCGCGCCGGCACGGGGTCGACGTCGTGCTCGCCCCCCAGGTCAACCTCCAGCGCACGCCCGTCGCGGGCCGGCACTACGAGTGCTACTCCGAGGACCCGCTGCTGACCTCCGCGATCTCCGGGCACGTGATCGCCGCGATGCAGGACGGCGGCGTCGGCGCCTGCCTCAAGCACTTCGTCGCCAACGACTCCGAGACCCAGCGGACCGAGTACCTGGCCCACGTCGACGAGCGGACGCTGCGCGAGGTCTACCTCGCACCGTTCGAGCACGCCGTGCGCGAGGTCGGCGCGTGGACCGTGATGGCGGCCTACAACCAGGTCGACGACGGCGTGCTGGCCGCGCCCGCGACCGAGCACACGCACCTCCTGCGGGACGTGCTCAAGGAGGAGTGGGGGTTCGACGGCGTCGTCGTCAGCGACTGGCTCGCGACCCGCCGGACGGCCGAGTCGGCGAACGGCGGGCTCGACCTCGTCATGCCCGGGCCGGGCGGTCCGTGGGAGGACCGGCTCGTCGCCGCCGTGCGCTCGGGGCGGGTCGACGAGTCCGTGGTCGACGACAAGGTCCGGCGCGTGCTGCGCCTCGCCGTGCGCGTCGGCGCCCTGGCCGAGCTCGCCCCCGAGCCCATGCCTCCGGCGACCGACGAGACGCTGCTGCGCGAGCTCGCCGCCCGGGCGACCGTCGTCGTGCACGACGAGAACCACCGCCTGCCGCTCGACCCCGCCGCGGTGCGCCGCGTCGCGCTCATCGGACCCAACGCGTTCGAGGCGTTCGTGCAGGGCGGCGGGAGCGCGCACGTCAACGCCGCGCACGTCGTCAGCCCCGCGGAGGGCCTTCGCGCCGCGCTCCCGCACGCCGAGGTGACCGTGCTGCGCGGCGGCGACGCCCGGCGGCACGCACCCGACCTCGACATCGTCGGGCGGGCCCGCGACCCCCGCACGGGCGAGCCCGGCCTGCGCATCTCGACCCTCGACGCCGCGGGCACCGTCCTCGCGAGCCGCGTGACGACCGACTGGGACGGCTGGGAGCGCGAGCTGCCCGACGTCGCCGCCGCCGTGCTGGTCGAGGCGACCGTGCACCTGGCCGAGCCGGGCGAGCACCGCATCGGGCTCGGCACGGTCGGGACGTGGACCTTCGAGGTCGACGGCGTGACCGTCGCGCGCGGCGATCGCCCCGCGGGCGCCGAGGTCGTGCTCGACTCGTCGGTCAACAGCCCGGACGGCGAGCCGGCGGTCGTGCTGGTCGCCGCCCCGCGCGACGTCGAGCTCCGAGCCACGCTCCAGAACATCCGGGCGCAGGCCTACGGCAGCTTCGCGCGCGGCGTCCTGCGCCACGCCCTGCCCGGTCTGAGCGTCGACGACGAGATCGACGCCGCCGTCGAGGCCGCCGCGCAGGCCGACCTCGTCGTGGTGGTCGTCGGGACCAACGACGAGGTCGAGTCGGAGGGCTGGGACCGCACGTCGCTCGCCCTGCCCGGCCGTCAGGACGACCTCGTCGCGCGCGTCCTGGCCGTCGCCCCCGACGCCGTCGTCGTCGTCAACGCCGGTGCGCCCGTGCTGCTCCCGTGGCTCGAGACCGCACGGACGGTGCTGTGGACGTGGTTCCCCGGCGAGGAGTGCGGCAACGCGCTCGCCGACGTGCTGCTCGGCGTCACCGAGCCGGCCGGCCGCCTGCCCTGGACCCTGCCCGCCCGCGAGGCCGACGTCCCCGTGCCGCACGCGCGGCCGGGCGCCGACGGCGTCCTCGAGTACAGCGAGGGCGTGCACGTCGGGTACCGCGGCTGGGAGCTGTCACGCGCCCGGCCCGCCGCCGAGTTCGGTCACGGCCTGGGCTGGACCTCGTGGCAGTACGAGGACGTGACGGTCGTCGAGGAGACCGCCGAGCACGTCGTCCTGGCCGTCGACGTCACGAATGTCGGGCCCCGCCGCGGCACCGAGGTGGTCCAGGTCTACCTCGAGGCACCCGACGCCGGCGCGGAGGCACCGGGCCCAGGTGCACCCGACCGCCCCGTCCGGTGGCTCGCGGGTTTCGCCACGGTGCAGGCCGACGCGGGCGACCGCGTGACCGCGACCGTGCGGGTCGCGCGCCGGGCGTTCGAGACCTGGGACGTCACCGCCCACCGCTGGGTCACACCGCCCGGCACCTACCTCTTCCGTGTCGGTCGCTCTGTGCGCGATCTCCGTCTCGCCACCGCGACCGACCGGTAAGGACCCCGCCCCCGCCGGGGCGGTAGCACCACATCGGCACCCGCTCGTCACCAGCAGAACAGCATCATCCACAGTGCAAGGAGGCACACCGTGTTGAACCGCAGGCTCACGTCCGCGGCCCTCGGCCTGGCAGCGTTGGCGCTCGTCGCCACCGGCTGCTCGGCCGGAGGTGCTACCGCCAGTACGACCACCGCAGGCCAGACCCTGACGATCGGCATGCCGAACGGGTCGCAGACCGACAACTCGAACCCGTTCATGAACACGTCGTCGGCGATGTCGCTGGGCTACGCGTTCGCGATCTACGAGCCCCTCGTCCAGGTCAACCCGATCCAGCCGACGCAGGACCCCGTGCCGTGGCTCGCCGAGTCGTGGAAGTGGAGCGACGACTTCACGTCGATCACGTTCACGATCCGGGACGGTGTGAAGTGGTCGGACGGTGAGGCCCTCACCGCGAAGGACGTCGCGTACTCGATCAGCCTGCGCAAGGACAACGACGCGCTCAACACGGCGGCGCTGCCCTACAAGGACGTCGCGACCGAGGGCAAGACCGTCACGGTCACGTTCGACTCGTCGCAGTACGTCAACCAGAACAAGGTGCTCAACCTGTTCGTCGTCCCCGAGCACATCTGGTCGACGATCGCTGACCCGACGACCGACCTCAACCAGAAGCCGATCGGCTCGGGCCCGTACACGCTGAAGTCCTGGACCCCGCAGGCCGCGATCCTCGTCCCGAACACCGACTACTGGGGCGGCAAGCCGGCGGTCCCCGAGCTGCGCTACACGTCGTACAACGACAACAACGCGCTCACCACGGCCCTCGTCAACGGCGACGCCCAGTGGGGCTGGACGTTCATCGCCGACTACGAGAACGTCTACATCTCGAAGGACAAGGACCACAACACGTTCTGGGCGCCCGCGGGCCTCGGCATCGACACGCTGTACCTCAACACCGAGACCGCACCGTTCAAGGACGTCGCGCTCCGCAAGGCGCTCAACATGGTCATCGACCGTGCGGCCGTGCACACGACGGCGACCTCGGGGGTGTTCCCGCAGCTCGAGAGCATCACGGGCCTGCCGACCCCCGCCGGTGACGACTACGTCGCGTCGGCCTACGCTGGCAAGAAGTTCGCGGTCGACGTCGACGGGGCCAAGAAGGTCCTCGCCGACGCCGGGTACACGCTCGACGGCTCCACGCTCAAGGACCCGTCCGGCACCGCGGTGACCTTCACGCTCACCGACCCGACCGGCTGGTCCGACTACCTCACGTCGCTCCAGCTCGTCGCGGACGCCGTCAAGCCGCTCGGCATCACGGCGACCGTCGAGGGCATGAACGCGGACGCCTGGTTCACGGCCATCGCCAACGGCGACTTCCAGGCCACGATGCACTGGACCGACTCCGGCGCCACCCCGTGGGACATGTACTCGGACATCATGGACGGCGCGCAGTACGTCGCCCTCGGCGAGAAGGCCAACTGGAACTTCGGTCGCTTCCAGGACGCCGACGCCACCAAGGCGCTCGCGACGTTCGCCACGTCACCCGACGAGGCGACCCGCAAGGCCGCGCTCGACACCGTCCAGAAGGTGTTCGTCGAGCAGGTCCCGGCCATCGGGATGGTCGCCCGGCCCACCGCGGCGGAGTACTCCACGAAGAACTACGTGGGCTGGCCGTCTGCTGACGACCCGTACAACCAGCCGCAGCCGACCGGTCCGCAGGCTTCGCAGATCCTCATGAAGCTGAAGCCCGCGTCCAAGTGACGTCTCGGTCCGCGTCGGGCGTGCACCTCGCGCCCGACGCGGACCGTCCGCACCCGGCCCTGCCCCCTCTCCTGACTGGTGACCCATGAGCGCACCCAGCCCCACCCCGCCGACGCCCGCGACAGCCACGGCGACGGCGACGGCGACCGACAGCCGACCCGGTGACGTCGTGCTCGAGGCCGTCGGCCTCACCAAGCACTTCCCGCTGCGCTCGGCCCGCCGGCGCAGCGTCGTCCACGCGGTCGACGACCTCGACCTCGAGCTGCGCCGCGGGACCGTCGTCGCGCTCGTGGGCGAGTCGGGCTCGGGCAAGTCGACCGTCGCGCGGCTCCTCGCGCAGCTGCTCCCGCACACCGGCGGCACCGTCCGCCTGCAGGGTGAGGTCGTCGACGCACGCGGGCGCCGCCAGTTCCGCGCGTACTGCCGTCGCGTGCAGATGATCTTCCAGGACCCGTTCGCGTCCCTGAACCCGATCCACACGGTGCGGTACACGCTCACGCGCGCGCTCCGCATCCACCACCGTGGGCTGCGCGGCGACAACCTCGAGCTGGCCCTGACGGAGCTGCTCGAGCGCGTCCAGCTGCACCCGGCGTCCCGCTACGTCGACAAGTTCCCCCACGAGCTGTCCGGCGGTCAGCGCCAGCGCGTCGCGATCGCCCGCGCGCTCGCCGCCGAGCCCGAGGTCCTGCTCGCCGACGAGCCCATCTCGATGCTCGACGTGTCGATCCGCCTCGGGATCCTCAACCTGCTGCGCGAGCTGCGCGACGACCTGCACCTCGCGATCCTCTACATCACCCACGACATCGCCTCGGCCCGGTACTTCGCCGACCGGACCGTCGTCATGTATGCCGGGCGCATCGTCGAGACCGGCGACAGCGAGTCCGTCACGCAGGACCCCCGGCACCCGTACACGCAGCTGCTCGTGCGGTCGGCCCCCGACCCGGACCAGCTGTCGCCGCTCGGTGCCGGCGAGGCACGCGGCGAGGCCCCGAGCCTCGTGACCCCTCCGCCCGGCTGCCGCTTCCACCCCCGCTGCCCGCACGCGACCGCGCTGTGCCGCACCGAGGTGCCGCCGCTGATCGACGTCGGGCCCGGGCGCGAGACGGCGTGCTGGCTGTACTCGCCCGACACCCCCGGCGCACCGGTGCTCGCCACCGCCACCGCCTCCACCACCGCGTCTGCCGCCCCGTCCGCCACCAAGGAGGGGGACCGATGACCTTCCTCGCCCGCCGCATCGGCTTCTACCTCGTCACCGCCTGGGCCGCGGTCACCCTGAACTTCTTCATCCCGCGGATGATGCCGGGCAACCCGGTGGACGCGCTCATCAACCGCTACCAGGGCCAGATGAGCTCGGACGCGATCGCGTCGCTCAACGTCCTGTTCGGGATGGACGACACGTCCAGCACCTTCCAGCAGTACCTGCACTACTGGTCGCTGCTGTTCCACGGCGACCTCGGCCTGTCGTTCACGTTCTTCCCGACGCCCGTCGGGGGCATCATCACGCAGTCCCTGCCGTGGACGATCGGCCTCGTCGGGCTGTCGACGATCCTCAGCTTCGTCATCGGCACGCTCATCGGGACCGCGATCGGGTGGCGGCGCGGGACGTGGGCCGACTCGATCCTGCCGATCACGACGTTCTTCTCCGCGGTGCCGTACTTCTGGCTCGGGCTGCTCGCGATCATGCTGTTCGGCGTCGTGTGGCAGGTGCTGCCCGCGTCCGGCGGCTACGACGGCGGCTTGGTCCCGACGTTCAGCGGTGAGTTCATCGGCTCGGTCCTGCAGCACGGGCTGCTGCCGGCCGCGACCATCGTCATCTCGTCGGTCGCCGGCTGGATCCTCGGGATGCGCAACATGATGGTCACGGTGTCCTCCGAGGACTACGTGACGGTCGCACAGGCCAAGGGGCTCAGCGAGCGCCGGGTCATGTTCGGGTACGCCGCGCGCAACGCGATCCTCCCGCAGGTCTCCGGGTTCGCGCTGTCGCTGGGCTTCATCGTCTCGGGGACGCTCGTCATGGAGATGGTCTTCTCCTACCCCGGCATCGGCTACGTGCTGTACCAGGCGGTGAGCGCCAAGGACTACCCGCTCATGCAGGGCGTCTTCCTCATCATCACCCTCTCCGTCCTCGTGGCGAACATGCTCGCGGACCTCATCTACGCGCTGCTCGACCCGCGCACCCGGCAGGAGGGCTGACATGGCCGTCAACTCCATGACGCTCGATCCGAGCGTCACCGTGCCCGACGCGGTCCCCGCGGCCGCGGCGCGTCACCACCTCGTGTTCCTGCGCAACACCAAGGCGATGACCGGGCTGGTCATCCTCGCGGTCTTCACGGTGCTCGCCGTGATCGGCAGCTGGATCTCGCCGTACGACCCGAGCGCGCTCAGCGCCGCCACCATGTCGCCGCCGTCGGCGCAGCACTGGCTCGGGACGACGAACCTCGGCCAGGACATCCTGTCCCAGATCCTCGTCGGCACCCGGGGCGTCATGATCGTCGGGCTCGCGGCCGGCATCATCGCGACCGCGCTGGCCGTGATCAT contains:
- a CDS encoding ABC transporter ATP-binding protein, whose protein sequence is MSAPSPTPPTPATATATATATDSRPGDVVLEAVGLTKHFPLRSARRRSVVHAVDDLDLELRRGTVVALVGESGSGKSTVARLLAQLLPHTGGTVRLQGEVVDARGRRQFRAYCRRVQMIFQDPFASLNPIHTVRYTLTRALRIHHRGLRGDNLELALTELLERVQLHPASRYVDKFPHELSGGQRQRVAIARALAAEPEVLLADEPISMLDVSIRLGILNLLRELRDDLHLAILYITHDIASARYFADRTVVMYAGRIVETGDSESVTQDPRHPYTQLLVRSAPDPDQLSPLGAGEARGEAPSLVTPPPGCRFHPRCPHATALCRTEVPPLIDVGPGRETACWLYSPDTPGAPVLATATASTTASAAPSATKEGDR
- a CDS encoding TetR/AcrR family transcriptional regulator produces the protein MTTSTPRRAQRPREETARRREDILRAAMATFGSHGYTNGSLAEIADQVGMTHAGVLHHFGSKGRLLLEVLEFRDKTDVEHLEGKHIPGGLDLFRHLVLTAELNAERRGLVQTYAVLSAESCTDDHPGKDWFRNRYTQLRLEVGEALREVCDPDDPPLDQDVAAAAAAILAVMDGLQVQWLLDPDVVDLAHASAFAIEAILASAVAGRKRDRLL
- a CDS encoding glycoside hydrolase family 13 protein, translating into MGEQGGRAPRDDAAWWRGAVIYQVYVRSFADGNGDGTGDLTGVREHLEYLRDLGVDAIWFNPFYVSPLADGGYDVADYRAIDPAFGTLEQAEQVIREALALGIRTIIDIVPNHVSDQHPWFQAALAAAPGSPERARFWFRSGKGDAGEQMPTHWVSSFQGSTWTRTTNPDGTPGEWYLHLFTPEQPDLNWDHPDVRREHEDILRFWFDRGVAGVRIDSAALLVKDPSLPEVPEYPVPGAHPHVDRDELHDVYRAWRAVADSYDGSRVLVGEVWLDDAERFARYLRPDEMHTAFNFDFMARPWSAKELRDSIDMTLAAHRPVGAPATWVLSNHDVTRPVTRYGRADSSFDFGSKRFGTPTDLALGLRRARAAALLTAALPGSLYVYQGDELGLPEVEDLPADALQDPMHFRSGGVDPGRDGCRVPLPWSGSTPPFGFSPSGSTSPAWLPQPESWASLTVEAQASEPTSTLSLYRAAFALRRAEPDLGDGPMQWLDARDLGDDAVLAFRRGPRFACVVNLGPVAVDLPPHTAVLLASGELRDGRLPADTAVWLRTTPASPEFPVPSE
- a CDS encoding glycoside hydrolase family 3 C-terminal domain-containing protein, producing the protein MTPRPTSSTETSVLPEATARLDAEASIEQLLGALDLEGKVRLLTGETSWRLFAHEQIGLRSMAVSDGPVGVRGTGEVPGETSLLFPSPSALSATWDTALASRLGSLFAAEARRHGVDVVLAPQVNLQRTPVAGRHYECYSEDPLLTSAISGHVIAAMQDGGVGACLKHFVANDSETQRTEYLAHVDERTLREVYLAPFEHAVREVGAWTVMAAYNQVDDGVLAAPATEHTHLLRDVLKEEWGFDGVVVSDWLATRRTAESANGGLDLVMPGPGGPWEDRLVAAVRSGRVDESVVDDKVRRVLRLAVRVGALAELAPEPMPPATDETLLRELAARATVVVHDENHRLPLDPAAVRRVALIGPNAFEAFVQGGGSAHVNAAHVVSPAEGLRAALPHAEVTVLRGGDARRHAPDLDIVGRARDPRTGEPGLRISTLDAAGTVLASRVTTDWDGWERELPDVAAAVLVEATVHLAEPGEHRIGLGTVGTWTFEVDGVTVARGDRPAGAEVVLDSSVNSPDGEPAVVLVAAPRDVELRATLQNIRAQAYGSFARGVLRHALPGLSVDDEIDAAVEAAAQADLVVVVVGTNDEVESEGWDRTSLALPGRQDDLVARVLAVAPDAVVVVNAGAPVLLPWLETARTVLWTWFPGEECGNALADVLLGVTEPAGRLPWTLPAREADVPVPHARPGADGVLEYSEGVHVGYRGWELSRARPAAEFGHGLGWTSWQYEDVTVVEETAEHVVLAVDVTNVGPRRGTEVVQVYLEAPDAGAEAPGPGAPDRPVRWLAGFATVQADAGDRVTATVRVARRAFETWDVTAHRWVTPPGTYLFRVGRSVRDLRLATATDR
- a CDS encoding LacI family DNA-binding transcriptional regulator; the encoded protein is MSRRLAEVARKVGVSEATVSRVLNGKPGVSEATRQAVLTALDILGYERPTKLRGEKARLVGLVLPELQNPIFPAFAEVVGGALAQQGFTPVLCTQTAGGVSEADYVELLLQQHVSGVVFAGGNYAQRDASHGHYARLTERHLPAVLINASIDALPFPRVSCNDEVAVEQAMGHLISLGHTRIGVLLGPADHVPSERKLAAARVVAARAGLELGADQVVHSSYSLESGQAATGRLLAAGVTGIVCASDPLALGAIRAVRRAGMRVPDDVSVVGYDDSAFMSCTEPPLTTVRQPIEPMGRAAIELLVGLIGGASVAQDELLFEPELVVRGSTGPAPTAA
- a CDS encoding ABC transporter substrate-binding protein, whose amino-acid sequence is MLNRRLTSAALGLAALALVATGCSAGGATASTTTAGQTLTIGMPNGSQTDNSNPFMNTSSAMSLGYAFAIYEPLVQVNPIQPTQDPVPWLAESWKWSDDFTSITFTIRDGVKWSDGEALTAKDVAYSISLRKDNDALNTAALPYKDVATEGKTVTVTFDSSQYVNQNKVLNLFVVPEHIWSTIADPTTDLNQKPIGSGPYTLKSWTPQAAILVPNTDYWGGKPAVPELRYTSYNDNNALTTALVNGDAQWGWTFIADYENVYISKDKDHNTFWAPAGLGIDTLYLNTETAPFKDVALRKALNMVIDRAAVHTTATSGVFPQLESITGLPTPAGDDYVASAYAGKKFAVDVDGAKKVLADAGYTLDGSTLKDPSGTAVTFTLTDPTGWSDYLTSLQLVADAVKPLGITATVEGMNADAWFTAIANGDFQATMHWTDSGATPWDMYSDIMDGAQYVALGEKANWNFGRFQDADATKALATFATSPDEATRKAALDTVQKVFVEQVPAIGMVARPTAAEYSTKNYVGWPSADDPYNQPQPTGPQASQILMKLKPASK
- a CDS encoding ABC transporter permease, which gives rise to MTFLARRIGFYLVTAWAAVTLNFFIPRMMPGNPVDALINRYQGQMSSDAIASLNVLFGMDDTSSTFQQYLHYWSLLFHGDLGLSFTFFPTPVGGIITQSLPWTIGLVGLSTILSFVIGTLIGTAIGWRRGTWADSILPITTFFSAVPYFWLGLLAIMLFGVVWQVLPASGGYDGGLVPTFSGEFIGSVLQHGLLPAATIVISSVAGWILGMRNMMVTVSSEDYVTVAQAKGLSERRVMFGYAARNAILPQVSGFALSLGFIVSGTLVMEMVFSYPGIGYVLYQAVSAKDYPLMQGVFLIITLSVLVANMLADLIYALLDPRTRQEG